A region from the Triticum urartu cultivar G1812 chromosome 1, Tu2.1, whole genome shotgun sequence genome encodes:
- the LOC125512292 gene encoding SUMO-conjugating enzyme SCE1-like — MSGGGIARGRLAEERKAWRKNHPHGFVAKPETVADGSVNLMIWNCTIPGKQGTDWESGYYPLTLHFSEDYPSKPPKCKFPQGFFHPNVYPSGTVCLSILNEDSGWRPAITVKQILVGIQDLLDQPNPADPAQTDGYHLFIQDPAEYKRRIRLQAKQYPALV, encoded by the exons atGTCAGGAGGAGGGATCGCGCGGGGCCGCCTCGCGGAGGAGCGCAAGGCCTGGCGCAAGAACCACCCCCAT GGATTCGTCGCGAAGCCGGAGACGGTGGCCGACGGGTCGGTGAATCTCATGATCTGGAACTGCACCATCCCCGGAAAGCAGGGG ACTGATTGGGAAAGTGGATACTACCCACTTACTCTCCATTTCAGTGAGGACTACCCTAGCAAACCTCCCAAGTGCAAGTTCCCGCAGGGTTTTTTCCACCCAAATGTCTATCCTTCAGGGACGGTCTGCCTCTCGATTCTTAATGAGGATAGT GGTTGGAGACCTGCCATCACTGTTAAGCAGATTCTAGTTGGAATACAGGATTTGCTTGATCAACCTAATCCAGCTGATCCTGCCCAGACTGATGGTTATCACCTCTTTATCCAG GATCCAGCAGAGTACAAGAGACGCATT